From Synchiropus splendidus isolate RoL2022-P1 chromosome 10, RoL_Sspl_1.0, whole genome shotgun sequence, the proteins below share one genomic window:
- the LOC128765917 gene encoding TBC1 domain family member 8, which produces MWLNPEEVLLKNALKLWVTERSNDFFLLQRRRGHGESTGKITGLLVGALDTVLDSNARVTPFRILLQIPGSQISWIIASGAAVEEVNRHWDWLSHNLLHSLSVFENKEDVASFVKGKVKGLIAEEVRGRQAAQEEDPEKFREALLKFELHFGLPSTEKLVTFYSCCCWKGRVPRQGFLYLSINHMAFYSFLLGKEVKFVIPWAEVTRLERVPTGIMTEAIRVSTRQRQREFSMFLNLDEAFGVIGQLADIALRRLLDSEGLELDRVLQQPTRITKRILEEQALREYVLALFRLPRGEYLHEVASCSVWTPHARCHTAGTLYTTDRYLCFCSREEGHCVLLIPLTEILSIEKAESTSALPNPVIVSLRTKKAFQLIELQDRDDLVETLNSRLRSLQWKQSMFRSHRQNKTVSSPTYYTFYYDAGCSDEDEMEEQVLRNTVNSEALMTAFSLSQPDPDGNKNMETVKERLWEDHFSDFGRGVHMFRTEKIQRLVALGIPDSLRGELWMTFSDSTSELDSHQGYYSSLVQKSMGQSNLATEEIERDLHRSLPDHPAFQNPTGIAALRRVLTAYAHRNPKIGYCQSMNILASVLLLYAREEEAFWLLVAVCERMLPDYFNRRVIGAQVDQSVFEQLIREHLPELADHFPDLATLSSVSLSWFLTLFLSVLPFHSAVRVVDCFFFNGIKSIFQLGLAVLESNASRLLTCTDDGQALMILNGFLEQVASAELSPATDGESCSPNLAAPGHVNISDLINESHEKFGDLTVRQIERLRCRHRILVLQAHEDTIKENALRVVTPEVSISPEILADVYDLFKTEHLISLYWGDASAAAAAEAAAWRRGGTYLERQYRLDRPQFKSLYGLLVPWPGGSNQHADTLANRTFTLLDQDQDNLVTFREFAGWLDTMYCGELSEKIRLLYRLHIPPALTENDDDPSLMKSPLVSTSRPLYVSLPSGDGEKVKGYQEQLKQMLQDLAREKEKEVEKPLQLMNQREFIQFCKTLYSLFHGDPEENDLFQAIATVTSLVLQIGEASHRAQCAESQVTGPDGADAAQSQVAAESEWTISYAQILASLLTEQALVVFFEQPGELPSKMAAAREKQYHQRACLLSLQQTGR; this is translated from the exons GTCTCCTTGTGGGGGCCCTAGACACTGTGCTAGACTCTAATGCCAGAGTCACACCTTTCCGCATCCTCCTTCAGATTCCTGGCTCACAGATCAGCTGGATCATCGCTAGTG GGGCAGCAGTAGAGGAAGTGAACCGACACTGGGACTGGCTGTCTCACAACCTGCTTCACTCTCTGTCCGTCTTTGAGAATAAGGAGGATGTCGCCAGTTTTGTCAAAGGGAAAGTTAAA GGTCTCATCGCTGAGGAAGTTCGAGGTCGACAGGCTGCTCAGGAGGAGGACCCGGAGAAGTTCCGTGAAGCTCTGCTCAAGTTTGAGCTTCACTTCGGTCTCCCTTCGACAGAGAAGCTGGTGACGTTttactcctgctgctgctggaaggGAAGAGTGCCTCGCCAGGGCTTCCTCTACCTGAGCATCAATCACATGGCTTTCTACTCCTTCCTGCTGGGCAAGGAAG TCAAGTTCGTCATCCCCTGGGCTGAGGTGACACGGTTGGAGCGGGTCCCCACCGGAATCATGACCGAGGCCATCAGGGTCAGCACACGGCAGCGGCAGAGGGAGTTCTCCATGTTCCTCAACTTGGATGAGGCCTTTGGGGTTATAGGTCAGCTGGCTGACATTGCTCTCAGGCGGTTGCTGGACAGCGAAGGCCTGGAGCTGGACAGAGTTCTGCAGCAGCCCACACGCATCACCAAGAG GATCCTGGAAGAACAGGCTCTGAGAGAATATGTTCTGGCTCTCTTTCGTCTTCCTCGTGGTGAATATCTCCACGAGGTGGCCTCGTGCTCAGTGTGGACGCCACACGCTCGCTGTCACACTGCAGGAACTTTGTACACCACTGACCGGTACCTGTGTTTCTGCAGTCGGGAGGAGGGCCACTGTGTTTTGCTCATCCCGCTGACTGAG ATTCTGTCCATAGAGAAGGCGGAGAGCACCAGCGCTCTTCCAAATCCCGTCATTGTCAGCCTTCGCACCAAAAAGGCCTTCCAGCTGATCGAGCTGCAGGACAGAGATGATCTGGTGGAGACGCTCAACTCCAGACTGAGATCGCTGCAGTGGAAACAGTCTATGTTCCGTAGCCACCGGCAGAACAAAACTGTG AGCTCACCAACATACTACACCTTTTACTATGATGCCGGCTGCTCAGATGAAGATGAGATGGAAGAGCAGGTCCTGCGAAACACCGTCAACAGTGAAGCTCTGATGACGGCGTTCAGTTTAAGCCAGCCAGATCCTGATGGGAACAAG AACATGGAGACGGTGAAGGAGAGGCTGTGGGAAGACCACTTCTCTGATTTTGGTCGTGGTGTTCACATGTTCCGCACAGAGAAGATCCAGAGGTTGGTTGCCCTCGGGATTCCCGACTCACTTCGAGGCGAGCTgtggatgacattttcag ACTCCACATCTGAGTTGGACTCCCACCAGGGCTACTACTCCTCTCTGGTCCAGAAGTCCATGGGTCAGAGTAACCTGGCCACTGAGGAGATCGAGCGTGACCTCCACCGATCCCTGCCTGACCATCCAGCCTTCCAGAACCCCACTGGCATCGCAGCCCTCAGACGCGTCCTGACTGCTTATGCTCACCGTAACCCCAAAATTGGCTACTGTCAG TCTATGAACATTCTGGCGTCGGTGCTGCTTCTCTACGCCAGAGAGGAAGAAGCTTTCTGGCTGCTAGTGGCGGTTTGTGAGAGGATGCTGCCAGACTACTTCAACCGCCGGGTCATCG GTGCTCAGGTGGATCAGTCTGTGTTTGAGCAGCTAATCAGAGAGCATCTTCCAGAGCTCGCTGACCACTTCCCGGACCTGGCCACCCTCTCCTCCGTCTCCCTGTCCTGGTTCCTCACCCTCTTCCTCAGCGTCCTTCCCTTTCACAGCGCCGTCCGTGTGGTTGACTGCTTCTTTTTCAACGGAATCAAGTCCATCTTCCAGCTGGGTCTGGCTGTGCTGGAGTCCAACGCTTCTCGGCTGCTGACCTGCACCGACGATGGTCAGGCACTGATGATCCTCAACGG TTTTCTGGAGCAGGTTGCAAGTGCAGAGCTGTCTCCTGCGACTGACGGCGAGTCCTGCAGCCCGAACCTTGCTGCCCCGGGACACGTGAACATCAGCGACCTCATCAACGAGTCCCATGAA AAATTTGGGGACCTGACGGTGCGGCAGATTGAGAGGCTTCGCTGTAGACACCGAATTCTGGTCCTGCAGGCTCACGAAGACACCATCAAGGAAAACGCT ctgagggtggtgactccaGAGGTTTCCATCTCTCCTGAGATCTTGGCAGATGTCTACGACCTCTTCAAG ACGGAGCACCTGATCAGCCTGTACTGGGGCGATGCCAGCGCGGCTGCGGCTGCTGAGGCGGCGGCGTGGAGACGAGGAGGCACCTACTTGGAGCGACAGTACCGACTGGACCGACCTCAGTTCAAGAGCCTGTACGGGCTGCTGGTCCCTTGGCCCGGAGGCTCAAACCAGCACGCCGACACGCTCGCTAACCGCACCTTCACTCTgctggaccaggaccaggacaacCTGGTCACCTTCAGGGAGTTCGCTGGTTGGCTGG ACACGATGTATTGTGGAGAGCTGAGTGAGAAGATTCGGCTGCTGTACCGTCTGCACATCCCTCCAG cTCTGACGGAGAACGATGACGACCCCTCACTCATGAAGAGCCCCCTGGTGTCCACCAGCAGACCTCTCTATGTCTCTCTGCCCTCAG GTGATGGAGAGAAGGTGAAGGGCTACcaggagcagctgaagcagatgcTGCAAGATCTGgccagagagaaggagaaggaagtgGAGAAGCCTCTTCAGCTCATGAACCAG CGAGAGTTCATCCAGTTCTGTAAGACGCTCTACAGCTTGTTCCATGGTGACCCGGAGGAGAATGACCTCTTCCAGGCCATCGCCACGGTGACCAGCCTGGTCCTGCAGATCGGAGAGGCCAGCCACCGGGCCCAGTGTGCGGAGTCACAGGTGACGGGTCCAGATGGAGCAGACGCGGCACAAAGCCAAGTGGCTGCAGAGAGCGAGTGGACCATCAGCTACGCTCAGATCCTGGCATCGCTGCTGACTGAACAGGCGCTGGTGGTCTTCTTCGAGCAGCCCGGGGAGTTGCCGTCCAAGATGGCTGCCGCCAGAGAGAAGCAGTATCACCAGAGAGCGTGCCTGCTGTCGCTGCAGCAGACAGGCCGATGA
- the LOC128765918 gene encoding uncharacterized protein LOC128765918 isoform X2, which yields MSQKRTCYFGCQNIASLHSFPKEPGLRRQWEHFISPFGKTKTPGSLYLCSRHFKDSSFVNKKQFDAGFCQRLVVKRNAVPTLYGPNREATSEASTSQDGVEYNHELGYKISHRRQFKPRTVSIGIQVDMSLSTSTTLPLKTCKTEQDHMRSQVSQACVGTEDRLDTEPECHGQEFHSAKRPRLEIKKEEEDSYEHDSKSFVLQHESTHKPGESVMEHFQLSDCGMGSPTHYNDRKYIVFERCLRALFQTCPVCQRDCEVDQLRKGTFVAFKQLCPNCQFCRNWQSQPLTRQTPVGDIMMSAAVYFTGGSYTQVDKTMKAMNIQTLQTDEFRQHTRNYLEPAIVHKWKTQQRTLTEQLQKEGKVPIGGDMRADSPGHTFGSYTVMHLDSNQIIDVQLVQRNEVGGNVNMEMEGLRRCLNYLTKNKITVEHMVTNRHTQVQKYVRDNDIEQYNDVWHLVKGLSKKLEKLAKSKECQVVRKWLPAIKNHMFWTAVTSETGPEKVAKWKSLLNHIQNIHTHDDPLFPKCAHPERATTDPNKWFKPGSKSTCQVKKLLLNKKVLEDVERLSSKHQTSALESFHQLRLRFAPKNAVFSYTGMLCRLYLAALHYNENVVRNQASTQQDTARYRVSFSKHRKGTVKALKEAPTYDYASDLMKLVFEEVLLEPHKFMSELKELNITDTQSAQLDSLFKEEPVDRLVSQFSGELERTHQTDDTEWEVPRV from the exons ATGTCACAGAAAAGGACGTGCTATTTTGGATGCCAGAATATCGCCTCTCTACATAGCTTCCCCAAGGAACCTGGATTGAGGCGACAATGGGAACACTTTATTTCTCCGTTTGGTAAAACTAAAACTCCTGGGTCGCTGTACCTGTGTTCGCGTCACTTTAAGGACTCAAGTTTCGTCAACAAAAAGCAGTTCGACGCTGGATTCTGTCAGCGACTCGTAGTGAAGCGGAACGCTGTGCCGACTTTATACGGACCGAATAGGGAAGCCACATCTGAGGCG AGTACTTCGCAGGATGGTGTGGAATATAACCACGAGCTGGGTTACAAAATCTCACATAGGCGGCAGTTCAAGCCACGCACGGTGTCAATCGGAATACAGGTTGACATGTCGCTTTCTACAAGTACAACTTTGCCACTGAAGACCTGTAAAACTGAGCAGGACCATATGAGAAGTCAAG TGTCACAGGCTTGTGTTGGCACGGAGGACAGGCTGGACACAGAGCCTGAGTGCCATGGACAAGAGTTCCACTCTGCAAAGAGACCACGCCTGGAGataaaaaaggaggaggaggatagcTACGAACATGACAGCAAATCTTTTGTGCTGCAACATGAGTCGACACACAAGCCTGGAGAGTCAGTGATGGAGCATTTCCAACTGAG TGACTGCGGGATGGGCTCGCCAACACATTACAACGACAGGAAATACATTGTTTTCGAGAGGTGTTTGAGAGCGCTCTTCCAGACCTGCCCTGTGTGTCAGCGTGACTGTGAAGTTGACCAACTGCGAAAGGGGACATTTGTAGCATTCAAACAACTTTGCCCAAACTGTCAGTTCTGTAGGAATTGGCAGAGTCAGCCACTGACCAGACAAACGCCGGTGGGCGAcatcatgatgtcagcagccgtTTATTTTACTGGTGGATCGTACACCCAGGTAGACAAG acAATGAAAGCTATGAATATACAGACCCTTCAGACCGATGAGTTCAGACAGCATACACGGAACTATCTGGAACCTGCCATCGTCCACAAATGGAAAACACAGCAGCGAACACTCACAGAGCAACTTCAAAAAGAAGGCAAAGTTCCTATTGGTGGAGACATGAGAGCGGACTCCCCAG GACACACATTTGGCAGCTACACAGTCATGCACCTGGATAGCAACCAAATAATTGATGTTCAGCTGGTTCAG AGAAATGAGGTTGGAGGAAATGTGAACATGGAGATGGAGGGACTGAGAAGGTGCTTGAACTACCtgaccaaaaacaaaatcaccgtGGAGCACATGGTGACCAATCGGCATACACAAGTTCAAAAATATGTGAGGGACAACGACATAGAGCAGTACAATGATGTCTGGCACCTGGTGAAGG GTTTGTCCAAGAAGCTGGAGAAACTGGCAAAATCCAAAGAATGCCAGGTGGTTCGCAAGTGGTTGCCAGCAATAAAAAATCACATGTTCTGGACGGCTGTGACATCGGAGACAGGACCAGAGAAGGTGGCCAAGTGGAAGTCGCTGCTGAACCACATACAGAACATTCATACACATGATGACCCACTGTTCCCCAAATGTGCCCATCCCGAGCGAGCCACAACAGACCCTAACAAATGGTTTAAGCCAG GTTCCAAGTCCACTTGCCAAGTTAAAAAGCTTCTGTTAAACAAAAAGGTCCTGGAGGATGTGGAGAGACTCAGCAGTAAACATCAGACCTCGGCACTGGAGTCTTTCCATCAACTGAGACTAAGGTTTGCGCCAAAGAACGCTGTCTTCTCCTACACTGGAATGCTCTGCAG GCTGTACCTGGCTGCGCTGCATTATAATGAGAACGTGGTGCGGAATCAGGCCTCCACTCAACAGGACACAGCGAGATACAGAGTGTCTTTCTCAAAGCACAGGAAAGGAACTGTCAAGGCCCTGAAGGAAGCACCAACGTATG atTATGCATCAGATCTGATGAAACTCGTGTTTGAAGAAGTTCTCCTGGAGCCACATAAATTCATGTCTGAGCTGAAAGAACTGAACATCACAGATACCCAAAGTGCACAACTGGACAGTTTGTTCAAAGAGGAGCCTGTTGACAGACTTGTATCCCAGTTCAGTGGAGAGTTGGAAAGAACTCATCAGACTGACGACACTGAATGGGAAGTTCCTCGTGTCTAA
- the LOC128765918 gene encoding uncharacterized protein LOC128765918 isoform X1, whose translation MSQKRTCYFGCQNIASLHSFPKEPGLRRQWEHFISPFGKTKTPGSLYLCSRHFKDSSFVNKKQFDAGFCQRLVVKRNAVPTLYGPNREATSEASTSQDGVEYNHELGYKISHRRQFKPRTVSIGIQVDMSLSTSTTLPLKTCKTEQDHMRSQVSQACVGTEDRLDTEPECHGQEFHSAKRPRLEIKKEEEDSYEHDSKSFVLQHESTHKPGESVMEHFQLSDCGMGSPTHYNDRKYIVFERCLRALFQTCPVCQRDCEVDQLRKGTFVAFKQLCPNCQFCRNWQSQPLTRQTPVGDIMMSAAVYFTGGSYTQVDKTMKAMNIQTLQTDEFRQHTRNYLEPAIVHKWKTQQRTLTEQLQKEGKVPIGGDMRADSPGDDKTILHGCSQARVMKCVMCTGHTFGSYTVMHLDSNQIIDVQLVQRNEVGGNVNMEMEGLRRCLNYLTKNKITVEHMVTNRHTQVQKYVRDNDIEQYNDVWHLVKGLSKKLEKLAKSKECQVVRKWLPAIKNHMFWTAVTSETGPEKVAKWKSLLNHIQNIHTHDDPLFPKCAHPERATTDPNKWFKPGSKSTCQVKKLLLNKKVLEDVERLSSKHQTSALESFHQLRLRFAPKNAVFSYTGMLCRLYLAALHYNENVVRNQASTQQDTARYRVSFSKHRKGTVKALKEAPTYDYASDLMKLVFEEVLLEPHKFMSELKELNITDTQSAQLDSLFKEEPVDRLVSQFSGELERTHQTDDTEWEVPRV comes from the exons ATGTCACAGAAAAGGACGTGCTATTTTGGATGCCAGAATATCGCCTCTCTACATAGCTTCCCCAAGGAACCTGGATTGAGGCGACAATGGGAACACTTTATTTCTCCGTTTGGTAAAACTAAAACTCCTGGGTCGCTGTACCTGTGTTCGCGTCACTTTAAGGACTCAAGTTTCGTCAACAAAAAGCAGTTCGACGCTGGATTCTGTCAGCGACTCGTAGTGAAGCGGAACGCTGTGCCGACTTTATACGGACCGAATAGGGAAGCCACATCTGAGGCG AGTACTTCGCAGGATGGTGTGGAATATAACCACGAGCTGGGTTACAAAATCTCACATAGGCGGCAGTTCAAGCCACGCACGGTGTCAATCGGAATACAGGTTGACATGTCGCTTTCTACAAGTACAACTTTGCCACTGAAGACCTGTAAAACTGAGCAGGACCATATGAGAAGTCAAG TGTCACAGGCTTGTGTTGGCACGGAGGACAGGCTGGACACAGAGCCTGAGTGCCATGGACAAGAGTTCCACTCTGCAAAGAGACCACGCCTGGAGataaaaaaggaggaggaggatagcTACGAACATGACAGCAAATCTTTTGTGCTGCAACATGAGTCGACACACAAGCCTGGAGAGTCAGTGATGGAGCATTTCCAACTGAG TGACTGCGGGATGGGCTCGCCAACACATTACAACGACAGGAAATACATTGTTTTCGAGAGGTGTTTGAGAGCGCTCTTCCAGACCTGCCCTGTGTGTCAGCGTGACTGTGAAGTTGACCAACTGCGAAAGGGGACATTTGTAGCATTCAAACAACTTTGCCCAAACTGTCAGTTCTGTAGGAATTGGCAGAGTCAGCCACTGACCAGACAAACGCCGGTGGGCGAcatcatgatgtcagcagccgtTTATTTTACTGGTGGATCGTACACCCAGGTAGACAAG acAATGAAAGCTATGAATATACAGACCCTTCAGACCGATGAGTTCAGACAGCATACACGGAACTATCTGGAACCTGCCATCGTCCACAAATGGAAAACACAGCAGCGAACACTCACAGAGCAACTTCAAAAAGAAGGCAAAGTTCCTATTGGTGGAGACATGAGAGCGGACTCCCCAGGTGATGACAAAACCATCCTTCATGGTTGTAGTCAAGCAAGAGTGATGAAATGTGTCATGTGTACAGGACACACATTTGGCAGCTACACAGTCATGCACCTGGATAGCAACCAAATAATTGATGTTCAGCTGGTTCAG AGAAATGAGGTTGGAGGAAATGTGAACATGGAGATGGAGGGACTGAGAAGGTGCTTGAACTACCtgaccaaaaacaaaatcaccgtGGAGCACATGGTGACCAATCGGCATACACAAGTTCAAAAATATGTGAGGGACAACGACATAGAGCAGTACAATGATGTCTGGCACCTGGTGAAGG GTTTGTCCAAGAAGCTGGAGAAACTGGCAAAATCCAAAGAATGCCAGGTGGTTCGCAAGTGGTTGCCAGCAATAAAAAATCACATGTTCTGGACGGCTGTGACATCGGAGACAGGACCAGAGAAGGTGGCCAAGTGGAAGTCGCTGCTGAACCACATACAGAACATTCATACACATGATGACCCACTGTTCCCCAAATGTGCCCATCCCGAGCGAGCCACAACAGACCCTAACAAATGGTTTAAGCCAG GTTCCAAGTCCACTTGCCAAGTTAAAAAGCTTCTGTTAAACAAAAAGGTCCTGGAGGATGTGGAGAGACTCAGCAGTAAACATCAGACCTCGGCACTGGAGTCTTTCCATCAACTGAGACTAAGGTTTGCGCCAAAGAACGCTGTCTTCTCCTACACTGGAATGCTCTGCAG GCTGTACCTGGCTGCGCTGCATTATAATGAGAACGTGGTGCGGAATCAGGCCTCCACTCAACAGGACACAGCGAGATACAGAGTGTCTTTCTCAAAGCACAGGAAAGGAACTGTCAAGGCCCTGAAGGAAGCACCAACGTATG atTATGCATCAGATCTGATGAAACTCGTGTTTGAAGAAGTTCTCCTGGAGCCACATAAATTCATGTCTGAGCTGAAAGAACTGAACATCACAGATACCCAAAGTGCACAACTGGACAGTTTGTTCAAAGAGGAGCCTGTTGACAGACTTGTATCCCAGTTCAGTGGAGAGTTGGAAAGAACTCATCAGACTGACGACACTGAATGGGAAGTTCCTCGTGTCTAA
- the LOC128765918 gene encoding uncharacterized protein LOC128765918 isoform X3: MSQKRTCYFGCQNIASLHSFPKEPGLRRQWEHFISPFGKTKTPGSLYLCSRHFKDSSFVNKKQFDAGFCQRLVVKRNAVPTLYGPNREATSEASTSQDGVEYNHELGYKISHRRQFKPRTVSIGIQVDMSLSTSTTLPLKTCKTEQDHMRSQVSQACVGTEDRLDTEPECHGQEFHSAKRPRLEIKKEEEDSYEHDSKSFVLQHESTHKPGESVMEHFQLSDCGMGSPTHYNDRKYIVFERCLRALFQTCPVCQRDCEVDQLRKGTFVAFKQLCPNCQFCRNWQSQPLTRQTPVGDIMMSAAVYFTGGSYTQVDKTMKAMNIQTLQTDEFRQHTRNYLEPAIVHKWKTQQRTLTEQLQKEGKVPIGGDMRADSPGLSKKLEKLAKSKECQVVRKWLPAIKNHMFWTAVTSETGPEKVAKWKSLLNHIQNIHTHDDPLFPKCAHPERATTDPNKWFKPGSKSTCQVKKLLLNKKVLEDVERLSSKHQTSALESFHQLRLRFAPKNAVFSYTGMLCRLYLAALHYNENVVRNQASTQQDTARYRVSFSKHRKGTVKALKEAPTYDYASDLMKLVFEEVLLEPHKFMSELKELNITDTQSAQLDSLFKEEPVDRLVSQFSGELERTHQTDDTEWEVPRV; encoded by the exons ATGTCACAGAAAAGGACGTGCTATTTTGGATGCCAGAATATCGCCTCTCTACATAGCTTCCCCAAGGAACCTGGATTGAGGCGACAATGGGAACACTTTATTTCTCCGTTTGGTAAAACTAAAACTCCTGGGTCGCTGTACCTGTGTTCGCGTCACTTTAAGGACTCAAGTTTCGTCAACAAAAAGCAGTTCGACGCTGGATTCTGTCAGCGACTCGTAGTGAAGCGGAACGCTGTGCCGACTTTATACGGACCGAATAGGGAAGCCACATCTGAGGCG AGTACTTCGCAGGATGGTGTGGAATATAACCACGAGCTGGGTTACAAAATCTCACATAGGCGGCAGTTCAAGCCACGCACGGTGTCAATCGGAATACAGGTTGACATGTCGCTTTCTACAAGTACAACTTTGCCACTGAAGACCTGTAAAACTGAGCAGGACCATATGAGAAGTCAAG TGTCACAGGCTTGTGTTGGCACGGAGGACAGGCTGGACACAGAGCCTGAGTGCCATGGACAAGAGTTCCACTCTGCAAAGAGACCACGCCTGGAGataaaaaaggaggaggaggatagcTACGAACATGACAGCAAATCTTTTGTGCTGCAACATGAGTCGACACACAAGCCTGGAGAGTCAGTGATGGAGCATTTCCAACTGAG TGACTGCGGGATGGGCTCGCCAACACATTACAACGACAGGAAATACATTGTTTTCGAGAGGTGTTTGAGAGCGCTCTTCCAGACCTGCCCTGTGTGTCAGCGTGACTGTGAAGTTGACCAACTGCGAAAGGGGACATTTGTAGCATTCAAACAACTTTGCCCAAACTGTCAGTTCTGTAGGAATTGGCAGAGTCAGCCACTGACCAGACAAACGCCGGTGGGCGAcatcatgatgtcagcagccgtTTATTTTACTGGTGGATCGTACACCCAGGTAGACAAG acAATGAAAGCTATGAATATACAGACCCTTCAGACCGATGAGTTCAGACAGCATACACGGAACTATCTGGAACCTGCCATCGTCCACAAATGGAAAACACAGCAGCGAACACTCACAGAGCAACTTCAAAAAGAAGGCAAAGTTCCTATTGGTGGAGACATGAGAGCGGACTCCCCAG GTTTGTCCAAGAAGCTGGAGAAACTGGCAAAATCCAAAGAATGCCAGGTGGTTCGCAAGTGGTTGCCAGCAATAAAAAATCACATGTTCTGGACGGCTGTGACATCGGAGACAGGACCAGAGAAGGTGGCCAAGTGGAAGTCGCTGCTGAACCACATACAGAACATTCATACACATGATGACCCACTGTTCCCCAAATGTGCCCATCCCGAGCGAGCCACAACAGACCCTAACAAATGGTTTAAGCCAG GTTCCAAGTCCACTTGCCAAGTTAAAAAGCTTCTGTTAAACAAAAAGGTCCTGGAGGATGTGGAGAGACTCAGCAGTAAACATCAGACCTCGGCACTGGAGTCTTTCCATCAACTGAGACTAAGGTTTGCGCCAAAGAACGCTGTCTTCTCCTACACTGGAATGCTCTGCAG GCTGTACCTGGCTGCGCTGCATTATAATGAGAACGTGGTGCGGAATCAGGCCTCCACTCAACAGGACACAGCGAGATACAGAGTGTCTTTCTCAAAGCACAGGAAAGGAACTGTCAAGGCCCTGAAGGAAGCACCAACGTATG atTATGCATCAGATCTGATGAAACTCGTGTTTGAAGAAGTTCTCCTGGAGCCACATAAATTCATGTCTGAGCTGAAAGAACTGAACATCACAGATACCCAAAGTGCACAACTGGACAGTTTGTTCAAAGAGGAGCCTGTTGACAGACTTGTATCCCAGTTCAGTGGAGAGTTGGAAAGAACTCATCAGACTGACGACACTGAATGGGAAGTTCCTCGTGTCTAA